A stretch of DNA from Anopheles nili chromosome 2, idAnoNiliSN_F5_01, whole genome shotgun sequence:
GGTATGTAGGAAGAGCCATCTTCTGCAGCTTGTGGCTGTTGAAAGCCGCACTCAGGAACACTCTCCATTGTTTGTCCAAACTACGATTCTACAACATTCCACGACTTACGGCCGAATATAcaatttgttcaaaatttgCGACAAACTTGAGCGAACTTTGGTTCACAACACTGGTTTTACTGGTAATCTTTTCGGGCTGTACTGACGATTTGTAGAATGTTACCTCAACAACGATTACCACAGAAAGCAAATGTCTCTCGAAAAGACGGCGTATatgctttccctttttctccgCGCAACGTCAAAATACACCATGCTCACCAGGTGTACCGTAACACTATCACCACTACATTCACACCaagggcagcaaaaaagaaaaagaaaaacccttttAGAGAAGATTCTGGACGTTGCGAAGTATTATCTTTCAATCTTTCTAAAGCGTCATCACCGGTTATTTATCCGAGCAAAGAACACTCATAAAAAACTGGTAAGGTTACATGGTGTAAGGAAGCATTAGGAACAACAATGAACATGAGATGTGTGAATCAACGAAGCGCTGGTTGACCCCCATACATACTGCGATTAGGCACTTTACACTTGCGTTCTTTTGAGCTGTATGTGCGGTGTAGTGATGAACATCGATAGAGATCTATATTGTCGATCCCACGGCAGTTCTTTGACAATTTTCTATACAGTGTCATCACTACATCAACATCACAAAACTCTCAATAAAGCCAACCCAATTTACAAGGATACGTGCTGAAAGAACACTGTTGACTGACACTGATGCGTGATGTGGTATCAAACCTCGTCGACGATGTTCTATTAGCGGTTACTAGCGCAAATCGTTATTCGAGGCAAAATCTTAAATGCAAACTTAAGTGTCGTCCGACAACAACACTAGAACGCGGAATGCTTCGGACACTTTGGAGAGGTTTGACAACCGCTAGCAAGAGGATGATACGTTCAACCTCAGCTCGCAGCTCATTGTTGCACAGTGGTAAACAACCGGACGCGAAATACCGTAATGAAGAAACTACTTTTATTGTTTATATTTCGTTTACCAATGTTCTTTAATATGTTAGTTCATGCTGTCAAATAGCATTGTATTCCGTTACCTTAGCATGAAACTATTCCTTGTAACAGTACGTGATTGTAGAGAAATAGAATATAAATcaaatatgatatttttaattttcaataatatAGACGTGTATGTTAGTAAGCAGTGGTTCTAAGCTACCTTATGGGAAAGTTCAGTCAAGGGTCCCTCGGCTTTTCATACAATACTGTTTATTTTGCCGCTCACGAACCAAATGTCATTCGTTTGGTTCTGTGTTTATAGTGCGTAGTTGTAATGTAGTATGATTTTTAAAATCCAGTTTTCAGCATTAATTTGGCTTATAACACACGAATGATTCTTTTATCGcgataatattttaattattcatatttattcAGGTAAAAATAAGCACTAATTGAAGAGCCCAGCAAATTATCTataaataacttttttttatttcatacacTCAACAGCTATATCTGACTCAACATTTCTTGTTGCGCTACTAGTTTTGCAGTTATTAGCGAACCAATGTTGGTAGACGGTTGGATTTAACAACTCGGTCCCACATTAATGGCCATAAGGATAATGGCCACATGCGAGGTGGCAAAGAACTCTGCCATAATCCATTGCGACGATCCTTAGCATAACGTTCGGCTTTAGCTAGCAAACGATAATAATGATATAGTTGAGCTCCATGTGCGTCTGTTCGATTTCGTATTGGTTTCGGCACAGCAATGGTTAATTTAGCAAATCCGAGACTAAGCAGGGCTTCACCAATGTCGATGTTGCTCTTAGAGCCAGTTAAGAATACACGACACTCAGCATGATCATGGTGGGCGTTTGCTACCATCGGAACGAAACATATTTCTTTCCCAGCTACGATCGACTGAAGCCAGGAGTACCCGTTTGCATTGATGTCAATTCCGTTGATTTTAAtaggaattgttttttttgacCAAAACAATATTTTCGCAGGTGGACGGTGTTGCACAACAAGCAGCGGACCGTACTGTTGTGAAGGTTCGATTTTGTTTACCCACCCATACTGTTTTATCTGATCGCGAATAAAATGCGATGGTATGTCAGATGCTCGTCCAAAAATTGTAATCTGcaatgatggaaaaataatctcTGCAATGTAGAAAGCGTTTTTTCTGATCGTACAAACCGCACTTACTGGACGTATTTTCCTATATGCCACTAGCAACAAAATTCCCGACACTGAGTAGCTAACAATCTGCAAAATTGTTAATGTAAAAGATTTACGATAAAAGCAGATTCAAAAAGGTAAAATAGCAGGCGAACCAATAT
This window harbors:
- the LOC128724354 gene encoding uncharacterized protein LOC128724354 — encoded protein: MVVERGSIAQMTWWDEFSNFMRKDTKGVEIVSYSVSGILLLVAYRKIRPITIFGRASDIPSHFIRDQIKQYGWVNKIEPSQQYGPLLVVQHRPPAKILFWSKKTIPIKINGIDINANGYSWLQSIVAGKEICFVPMVANAHHDHAECRVFLTGSKSNIDIGEALLSLGFAKLTIAVPKPIRNRTDAHGAQLYHYYRLLAKAERYAKDRRNGLWQSSLPPRMWPLSLWPLMWDRVVKSNRLPTLVR